The region CAACCGATGTCTGGTTCTGGCGCATTTCACCCGGTCACGTTTCGGGGCAATTTGGCCCTTTCCGGAGGCCGAGCCTCACCCCCCAGCTAACATTCTCGCGACGTGTTTCGCAGAACCAAATTGCCAGCCTCGATGACGGGAGCCGCCGAATGAGCTTGCTCGACGCCTTTACTGCTTCCGAGAACCCTGCGGGCGTGGTGGCACGATAAAGCCTCCGGATTGATGCGCCCACAGGTCGGCGTAGAGCCCGCCGCGATCAAGCAATTCCGCATGGGAGCCTTGCTCAACAATGCGCCCGCCATCCATCACCACAAGTCGGTCCATGAGTTGCAGCGTAGAGAGGCGATGTGCGATAGCGATGACAGTCTTCCCGCGCATGAGATCTGAGAGCGCATCCTGGATCGCGGCCTCGACCTGCGAGTCGAGGGATGGCGTCGCCTCGTCGAGCAGGAGAATCGGGGCGTCCTTCAGGATCACCCGTGCGATGGCGATGCGCTGGCGCTGTCCGCCGGAGAGTTTGACGCATCATCCGCTCATCGGCGTCGTGGCGGGCGTAGAGGATGTTCTCGCCGATGGAGCGGTGCAAGAGCGAGGAATCCTGAGCCACCATCGCGATCCGTGCGCGCAGCGACTCTTCGGTGACGCAGGCGATGTCCTGACCGTCGATCAGGATTCGACCCGATTGCGGTTCATAAAAGCGGAGCAGCAGATTGACGAGCGTGGACTTGCCCGCGCCCGAGCACCCGACCAGACCGATCTTTTCACCGGCGCCAACGGTCAAGGATAGCCCGTCCACCACGCGGTGCGGCTTCGTGTAGTGAAAATGCAGATCCTCGAACCGAATCTCGCCATGTGGAGCCTCGAGCGGACGCGCGTCAGGCTTGTCGAGCTGGCTCAGCGGCTGCGCGATCGTCTTCATTCCTTCCTGCACTACGCCGATATTCTCGAAAATGCCTGCGATTTCGAACGCCACCCAACCTGACATGGCGATGATCTGGGTTGTCAGAAGAAGGGCGGTCGTCAGCGTGCCCGCATCGACGCGCCCCTGCGAGAAAAGCCAGACGCCGATCCCGCCAGTCGTCGCCAACAGGATCGCGTTGAGGCAGACCAGGCAGAACATAGACGGTATTGAGTCGCTGCTGGCGGGCGAAAGTGGCCTGGAAGCGAAGGAAGCCGTCGCGAATATAGGCGTCATCATCGGTCCGGCGCCCGAACAGCTTGACGGTCATCATGTTGGTGAACGTGTCGACGATCTTGCCGGAGATGGCCGAGCGCGTCTCCGAGGTCTCGCGCGACCGGACCTGCACCTTCGGCAGCGTGTAGGCGAGAAGTGCACCGTAGAACAGAAACCAGACCATCATCGGTGCGGCGAGGCGAATGTCCTGCGTGCCGAGAAGACCAATCGCGGTCGCGCCGAAAATGAGTATCTGCCAGACCGCGCGAACGAAGGAGACGATACTATCCCGCAGCGGCCGGGCCGTCTGCATGACCCGGTTGGCCAAACGCCCGGCGAAGTCGTCATGAAAGAAGGCGAGCGGCTGGCGGACGACGTGCCAGTAATTTTGCCAGTGAACCAGCGTCGTGAAAGAGACGGCGATCGAGTGGTTCACGAGCAGGCGAAACAGGATCGTGCCCAGCGGCCGCACCACGAGCACGATCGCCGCCATGATCAGAAGCAACTGGCCAGCAGCGTCGAAAACGCGCTCGCGCGGTACCGACGACAGGACAGAGACGAGGCGCCCGATAAGATAAGGCACCACTGCCTCAATGACGGCGAGCGCAAAGTGGGAGGCTCGCCCGGAGGCGAGGCTGTCGAATCCACAAGAGAATCGAAGAACCTGAACATCATTCCTTATGATTATTACGGTGCCGACGGTGCAACCTCTAATGGTCGCAACCAGACGGGAGTTCAAAACTGATCAACCGCGTTTCCACGTAGCCGCCCAGATGATTGGCATTCGCTGTCGCTGTCCGGAGTTGATGCTGTGGACGGCTCTCCGCCCCTGCGGGAGCGTGAGCTCCTGCAAAGCAGGAGGAGAGTTTCATGGTCGAGGTGGTCACAGTCGGTCTGGATATCGCCAAGTCGGTCTTTCAGGTTCACGGCGTGGATGCCGGCGGGGAAGTCGCGCTTCGTCGCCAGCTCCGGCGGGCGCGGGTCTTGCCCTTCTTCGCCAAGCTGCCGGCGTGTCTGATCGGCATCGAAGCCT is a window of Bosea sp. F3-2 DNA encoding:
- a CDS encoding ABC transporter ATP-binding protein, which gives rise to MPYLIGRLVSVLSSVPRERVFDAAGQLLLIMAAIVLVVRPLGTILFRLLVNHSIAVSFTTLVHWQNYWHVVRQPLAFFHDDFAGRLANRVMQTARPLRDSIVSFVRAVWQILIFGATAIGLLGTQDIRLAAPMMVWFLFYGALLAYTLPKVQVRSRETSETRSAISGKIVDTFTNMMTVKLFGRRTDDDAYIRDGFLRFQATFARQQRLNTVYVLPGLPQRDPVGDDWRDRRLAFLAGARRCGHADDRPSSDNPDHRHVRLGGVRNRRHFREYRRSAGRNEDDRAAAEPARQA